One stretch of Coregonus clupeaformis isolate EN_2021a unplaced genomic scaffold, ASM2061545v1 scaf2540, whole genome shotgun sequence DNA includes these proteins:
- the LOC121566429 gene encoding LOW QUALITY PROTEIN: chloride channel CLIC-like protein 1 (The sequence of the model RefSeq protein was modified relative to this genomic sequence to represent the inferred CDS: deleted 1 base in 1 codon), whose protein sequence is MSTSAVTTCIITAAVCSLLLVAQGQMDDEEWIDPYDILNYDASTKTMRKPAEVSQLPSCNAVFKQFLTKLLKEIEKFGLPSDFQNDLYYDAKVRLSRQALAEIWTLLEGMDSCRMGALDDALSQILVDLKPQEFEASRWHFEDTFGVEIDTVMK, encoded by the exons ATGTCAACAAGTGCTGTCACGACGTGCATCATCACTGCTGCTGTATGCAGCCTGTTGCTCGTTGCTCAAGGGCAGATGGACGATGAAGAATGGATTGATCCCTATGATATTTTGAACTACGACGCAAGCACAAAGACCATGAGAAAGCCTGCTGAG GTTTCACAGCTGCCGTCATGCAACGCTGTGTTCAAGCAATTTCTCACCAAGCTTCTGAAGGAGATTGAAAAATTTGGCCTG CCCAGTGATTTCCAGAATGATCTCTACTACGACGCCAAAGTAAGACTGTCTCGGCAAGCGTTGGCAGAGATCTGGACGCTTCTGGAGGGAATGGACAGCTGTAGAATGGGGGCTCTGGACGATGCCCTCAGCCAGATCCTGGTGGATCTCAAACCACAAGAATTTGAG GCCTCGAGATGGCACTTTGAGGACACCTTTGGTGTGGAGATCGACACAGTCATGAAG